One Perca flavescens isolate YP-PL-M2 chromosome 9, PFLA_1.0, whole genome shotgun sequence genomic window carries:
- the LOC114561959 gene encoding ras-related protein Rab-11B, protein MGNRDDEYDFLFKVVLIGDSGVGKSNLLSRFTRNEFNLESKSTIGVEFATRSIQVDGKTIKAQIWDTAGQERYRAITSAYYRGAVGALLVYDIAKHLTYENVERWLKELRDHADNNIVIMQVGNKSDLRHLRAVPTDEARAFAEKNSISFIETSALDSTNVEEAFKNILTEIYRIVSQKQIADRSAHDESPGNNVVDISVPPTTDGQRGNKLQCCQSL, encoded by the exons ATGGGGAACAGAGACGATGAGTATGATTTCTTGTTCAAAG TCGTACTAATCGGAGACTCTGGCGTGGGGAAGAGTAACCTGCTGTCCCGCTTCACAAGAAATGAGTTCAACCTGGAGAGCAAGAGCACCATTGGGGTGGAGTTTGCCACCCGCAGTATCCAGGTGGACGGCAAGACGATAAAGGCTCAAATTTGGGACACAGCTGGACAGGAACGCTACAGAGCAATCACCTCAGC GTACTACCGGGGTGCGGTTGGAGCTCTCCTGGTTTACGACATCGCCAAGCACCTGACATACGAAAACGTTGAGCGCTGGCTGAAGGAGCTGAGGGACCACGCTGACAACAACATCGTCATCATGCAGGTCGGAAACAAGAGCGACCTGCGCCACCTCAGGGCGGTGCCCACTGATGAGGCTCGAGCCTTCGCAG AAAAGAACAGCATCTCATTCATTGAGACATCAGCGTTGGACTCCACAAATGTAGAAGAAGCATtcaagaacattttaacag AAATCTACCGCATCGTTTCACAGAAGCAGATAGCGGACAGATCTGCCCACGATGAGTCTCCGGGCAACAACGTAGTGGACATAAGCGTCCCCCCGACCACTGACGGCCAGAGAGGAAACAAACTCCAGTGCTGCCAGAGCCTGTGA
- the marchf2 gene encoding E3 ubiquitin-protein ligase MARCHF2, whose protein sequence is MTTGGCCHLPGSLCDCASSAGLWKSAEEAGGDGCQALYVTQVTAMDGRLLSSVLKPMSTQSDGPICRICHEGGSSEGLLSPCNCTGTLGTVHRSCLEKWLSSSNTSYCELCHTEFSIERRPRPLTEWLQDPGPRNEKRTLFCDMVCFLFITPLAAISGWLCLRGAQDHLQLGSWLQAVGLIALTIALFTIYVLWTLVSFRYHCQLYSEWRRTNQKVRLLIPEAKESNSSQHSLLSTKLMKKSANESIV, encoded by the exons ATGACGACAGGGGGGTGTTGCCACCTGCCTGGCTCTCTGTGTGACTGCGCAAGCAGCGCTGGCCTGTGGAAGAGCGCGGAGGAAGCAGGTGGTGACGGGTGCCAAGCGCTCTACGTCACCCAGGTCACGGCCATGGATGGGCGGTTGCTCTCCTCTGTGCTCAAACCCATGAGCACACAAAG TGATGGTCCCATCTGTCGTATTTGCCACGAAGGAGGCAGCAGCGAGGGCCTCCTGTCTCCGTGCAACTGCACGGGCACCCTAGGCACGGTGCACAGGAGCTGCTTGGAGAAGTGGCTGTCCTCCTCCAACACCAGCTACTGTGAGCTCTGCCACACCGAGTTCAGCATCGAGCGCCGGCCGAGGCCTCTCACAGAG TGGCTGCAGGACCCCGGCCCTCGTAATGAGAAGAGAACGCTGTTCTGTGACATGGTGTGCTttctgttcatcacgcccctaGCAGCCATTTCGGGCTGGCTGTGCCTGAGGGGCGCTCAGGACCATCTTCAACTGGGGAGCTGGCTGCAGGCCGTGGGCCTCATCGCCCTCACCATCGCCCTCTTCACCATCTATGTTCTGTGGACCCTG GTATCTTTCCGCTACCACTGTCAGCTGTACTCTGAGTGGAGAAGAACAAATCAGAAAGTACGTCTGCTCATTCCTGAAGCCAAGGAGTCTAACTCTTCCCAGCATTCCTTGCTCTCTACCAAACTGATGAAGAAGTCCGCCAATGAGAGTATAGTATGA
- the LOC114561960 gene encoding ras-related protein Rab-11B, whose product MGTRDDEYDYLFKVVLIGDSGVGKSNLLSRFTRNEFNLESKSTIGVEFATRSIQVDGKTIKAQIWDTAGQERYRAITSAYYRGAVGALLVYDIAKHLTYENVERWLKELRDHADNNIVIMQVGNKSDLRHLRAVPTDEARAFAEKNAISFIETSALDSTNVEEAFKSILTEIYRIVSQKQISDRSGNYESPGNNVVDISLPPTTDGQRGNKLPCCQSL is encoded by the exons ATGGGAACCCGAGATGATGAATACGACTATTTGTTCAAAG TCGTACTAATCGGAGACTCTGGCGTGGGGAAGAGTAACCTGCTGTCCCGCTTCACAAGAAATGAGTTCAACCTGGAGAGCAAGAGCACCATTGGGGTGGAGTTTGCCACCCGCAGTATCCAGGTGGACGGCAAGACGATAAAGGCTCAAATTTGGGACACAGCTGGACAGGAACGCTACAGAGCAATCACCTCAGC GTACTACCGGGGTGCAGTTGGAGCTCTCCTGGTTTACGACATCGCCAAGCACCTGACATACGAAAACGTTGAGCGCTGGCTGAAGGAGCTGAGGGACCACGCTGACAACAACATCGTCATCATGCAGGTCGGAAACAAGAGCGACCTGCGCCACCTCAGGGCGGTGCCCACTGATGAGGCTCGAGCCTTCGCAG AAAAGAACGCTATCTCATTCATTGAAACCTCCGCCTTAGACTCCACTAATGTGGAAGAAGCCTTTAAGAGCATTCTCACAG aaatctACCGTATTGTATCTCAGAAGCAAATATCGGACAGATCTGGAAATTATGAGTCTCCAGGCAACAATGTAGTGGACATAAGCCTCCCCCCAACCACAGACGGGCAGAGGGGCAACAAACTCCCTTGCTGCCAAAGCCTGTGA